A window of the Candidatus Nitrosotalea okcheonensis genome harbors these coding sequences:
- a CDS encoding HpcH/HpaI aldolase/citrate lyase family protein, producing MARLLRSLLFVPGNNTRFLEKAKSLNSDIICFDLEDSVPLEEKKSARNLIKNALKHRSEYNSEIYVRTNSPISGMISDDLLEVIQKGVDGIVIPKVNTINEIKKIEKMMTGLEKKRKLKPIEVMASIESAEGVVNAYSIASCSKRISALIFGVFDLLNDLGVEYTKKPEGALYSRAKIPIDARAAGKYAIDAIWQDIDDVAGLEQDSVVAKNLGYVGKSIIHPQQVDVVHKVFYPTLTEIEWAKKVMSTYDLARKSKKGATTVDGKMIDEVHYKRAVALLNSIK from the coding sequence ATGGCAAGACTCTTGCGTAGTCTTTTGTTCGTTCCAGGAAATAATACTCGTTTTCTAGAAAAAGCAAAATCTCTCAATTCAGACATCATATGTTTTGACTTGGAAGATTCTGTTCCTTTGGAAGAGAAAAAATCTGCAAGAAACTTAATAAAAAATGCGTTAAAACATAGATCTGAATACAATTCAGAAATTTATGTGAGAACCAACTCTCCCATATCCGGAATGATATCTGATGATCTGCTGGAAGTTATTCAGAAAGGTGTAGATGGCATAGTGATTCCCAAAGTAAATACAATAAACGAGATAAAAAAAATTGAAAAAATGATGACGGGATTGGAAAAAAAACGTAAACTAAAGCCTATAGAAGTTATGGCATCAATAGAATCTGCTGAAGGCGTTGTAAACGCATATTCTATTGCATCATGTAGCAAAAGAATATCTGCCTTGATATTTGGTGTATTTGATCTACTAAATGATCTAGGTGTAGAATATACTAAGAAACCAGAAGGAGCTCTATATTCACGAGCTAAAATTCCAATAGATGCAAGGGCTGCAGGAAAATATGCAATTGATGCAATCTGGCAGGATATTGATGATGTTGCTGGATTGGAACAAGACTCTGTTGTTGCCAAGAATCTTGGATATGTAGGTAAAAGCATTATTCATCCACAACAAGTTGATGTTGTCCACAAAGTATTCTATCCTACTCTTACAGAAATTGAATGGGCAAAAAAAGTTATGAGTACATATGATCTGGCTAGAAAAAGTAAGAAAGGAGCTACCACAGTTGATGGCAAAATGATTGA